In the genome of Vicia villosa cultivar HV-30 ecotype Madison, WI linkage group LG7, Vvil1.0, whole genome shotgun sequence, one region contains:
- the LOC131616987 gene encoding E3 ubiquitin-protein ligase At3g02290-like has translation MLIPLSVVDDVALFDLEQQHPRTHNNNNMLPVFVLFDSRTMSHYHHPTTPPSSSSHHHNNLPTRLMSHNRNNSVSSTPTFSVVDETLLYHSHLANNIPRRSRIHPTTQSFNHGHPHHHNNGTTRASAAVVMDVQEHVTTSTEDAVESICSICLLDLPNASSTPIRLRCSHVFHTHCIQKWINIRKNCPLCRANV, from the coding sequence ATGTTGATACCGCTTTCAGTTGTTGACGATGTTGCTCTTTTTGATTTAGAACAACAACATCCTCGtacccacaacaacaacaacatgttaCCTGTCTTTGTTCTCTTTGATTCTCGTACCATGTCTCACTACCATCACCCAACAACACCACCTTCTTCTTCGTCTCACCACCACAACAATCTTCCAACAAGATTAATGTCTCACAACCGCAACAACAGCGTTTCATCAACACCAACCTTCTCTGTGGTTGATGAAACTCTTCTCTATCATTCTCATTTGGCCAACAACATTCCAAGAAGATCAAGGATTCATCCAACAACACAGTCATTTAATCATGGTCATCCCCACCACCACAACAATGGTACTACTAGGGCTTCTGCTGCTGTGGTGATGGATGTTCAAGAACATGTTACAACATCAACAGAAGATGCTGTAGAATCCATCTGCTCCATTTGTCTTCTTGACTTGCCTAATGCTTCTTCCACGCCAATTCGGTTGCGCTGCTCTCATGTTTTTCATACTCACTGCATTCAGAAATGGATTAACATTCGAAAAAACTGTCCTCTCTGTCGCGCCAATGTTTAA
- the LOC131616899 gene encoding non-specific lipid transfer protein GPI-anchored 14-like, whose translation MLHHNTNSMVHFLLLASMIIGIGMSDSSKDKQECTEQLASLATCLPYVEGEGKTPATDCCDGLKTLLKTNEKCLCLIIKDRNDPDLGGIVINVTLALNLPKVCNAPANVSRCPELLHMDPKSAEAQVFYQLKNGSTNIGPSAAPSPSDGASTHANSTTEKSDAFSKEKNLFGLQVLAVGISVWFLLGSTDGNIFKIPM comes from the exons ATGCTTCACCACAACACAAACTCCATGGTTCATTTCTTGCTTCTAGCATCAATGATAATTGGAATTGGAATGTCAGATTCATCGAAAGACAAACAAGAATGCACAGAACAATTGGCAAGTCTAGCAACATGTCTCCCTTATGTTGAAGGTGAAGGAAAAACTCCAGCAACAGATTGTTGTGATGGTCTCAAGACACTCCTTAAGACAAACGAAAAGTGTTTGTGTTTAATTATCAAAGACCGTAATGATCCTGATTTGGGTGGTATAGTTATTAATGTCACTTTGGCTTTGAATCTTCCTAAAGTTTGTAATGCCCCTGCCAATGTCTCTAGATGTCCGG AGTTGCTGCACATGGATCCAAAATCAGCAGAGGCTCAAGTTTTTTATCAATTGAAAAATGGCTCCACAAATATTGGCCCTAGTGCTGCACCTAGTCCTTCAGATGGAGCAAGCACTCATGCAAACAGTACTACAGAAAAGAGTGACGCATTCAGCAAAGAGAAGAACTTGTTCGGATTACAAGTTTTGGCTGTGGGGATTTCGGTTTGGTTTTTATTGGGCTCTACAGATGGAAATATTTTTAAGATACCAATGTGA